The proteins below come from a single Hyphomicrobium denitrificans ATCC 51888 genomic window:
- a CDS encoding DUF1772 domain-containing protein, with product MFGNFALVAACLFAGAALYISVAEHPARMELGDGPALAHWHVAYPRGAMMQATLALLGSVLGVLEWLVTGNWLWLLGALVLFANWPYTFISIMPTNRVLEATVVDQAGPASRALLEKWGRLHAVRTGLGLVSAGIFLWVLI from the coding sequence ATGTTCGGAAACTTCGCACTCGTCGCTGCGTGCCTGTTCGCCGGAGCGGCGCTTTACATCAGCGTTGCCGAGCATCCGGCGCGCATGGAGCTGGGCGATGGTCCGGCTCTGGCGCACTGGCACGTCGCTTACCCGCGCGGCGCGATGATGCAGGCGACGCTGGCGTTGCTTGGGTCCGTGCTCGGCGTTCTCGAATGGCTCGTCACCGGCAATTGGCTATGGTTGCTCGGAGCGCTCGTGCTGTTCGCCAACTGGCCCTATACGTTCATTTCGATCATGCCGACGAACCGGGTGCTCGAGGCGACCGTCGTCGATCAGGCCGGTCCGGCGTCGCGGGCGTTACTCGAGAAATGGGGACGACTGCATGCCGTGCGGACAGGGCTCGGCTTGGTGAGTGCTGGGATATTCTTATGGGTGCTGATCTGA
- a CDS encoding F0F1 ATP synthase subunit gamma, with translation MASLKDMRNRIASVKATRKITKAMQMVAAAKLRRAQEAAQAARPYAERMATVLGSLASKVADKNGASPLLVGNGKDQVHLLIVMTAERGLCGGFNSNISKLARADAQRLIASGKTVKIMTVGRKGADNLRRDLGKNITERKDFQGVRQLNFGHAEGVANRVLEMFEAGEFDVATLYFSEFKSVIAQKPTALQLIPAKVDEESSEAAKSSAATAIHEYEPGEEEVLGFLLSRNISTQIFRGLLENAASEQGARMSAMDNATRNAGDMINKLTIKYNRQRQANITKELIEIISGAEAL, from the coding sequence ATGGCGAGCTTAAAAGATATGCGCAACCGCATCGCCTCAGTTAAGGCGACGCGGAAAATTACCAAGGCGATGCAGATGGTGGCCGCGGCGAAACTGCGCCGCGCCCAGGAAGCTGCTCAGGCTGCGCGTCCCTATGCGGAACGCATGGCGACCGTGCTCGGAAGCCTCGCTTCCAAGGTCGCCGACAAGAACGGCGCTTCGCCGCTGCTCGTCGGCAACGGCAAGGACCAGGTTCACCTGCTGATCGTCATGACGGCGGAGCGCGGTCTCTGCGGCGGCTTCAACTCGAATATCTCGAAGCTTGCACGTGCCGATGCACAGCGGCTGATTGCCAGCGGCAAGACCGTCAAGATCATGACGGTTGGGCGCAAAGGCGCCGACAACCTGCGCCGCGACCTCGGCAAGAACATCACTGAGCGCAAGGATTTCCAGGGCGTGCGTCAGCTCAACTTCGGTCATGCCGAAGGTGTTGCGAACCGCGTGCTTGAAATGTTTGAAGCTGGCGAATTCGACGTCGCGACGCTCTATTTCTCGGAATTCAAATCGGTCATCGCGCAGAAGCCGACGGCGCTGCAGCTCATCCCCGCCAAGGTGGACGAAGAAAGCAGTGAAGCTGCGAAGAGCAGCGCTGCAACCGCGATCCACGAATACGAGCCGGGCGAAGAGGAAGTTCTTGGCTTCCTCCTGTCGCGCAATATCTCGACGCAGATCTTCCGGGGTCTTCTCGAGAACGCGGCGTCCGAGCAAGGCGCGCGCATGTCGGCGATGGACAACGCAACGCGCAACGCCGGCGACATGATCAACAAGCTGACGATCAAGTACAACCGCCAGCGTCAGGCGAACATCACGAAGGAACTGATCGAGATCATTTCGGGCGCGGAAGCGCTCTGA
- a CDS encoding YraN family protein has translation MSSNANDDQARPLSDIRRRRYRSGLNAEMVVAAVYMALGHRILGRRFKTPVGEIDLIAIKGRRVAFVEVKRRASSEEAEDAITLTMRRRVRRAADLWLARNPQYQSHDVGFDLVFVLPWRFPIVMRDAL, from the coding sequence GTGAGTTCGAATGCCAATGACGATCAAGCCCGGCCGCTCTCCGACATCCGGCGTCGACGCTATCGCAGCGGGCTCAATGCGGAGATGGTCGTCGCGGCTGTCTACATGGCGCTCGGGCATCGTATTCTCGGACGCCGGTTCAAGACGCCGGTCGGAGAGATCGATCTCATTGCGATCAAGGGCCGGCGCGTGGCGTTCGTCGAAGTGAAGCGGCGGGCCTCGTCCGAGGAGGCTGAGGACGCCATCACGCTCACCATGCGCCGCCGCGTGCGGCGCGCCGCCGACCTATGGCTGGCGCGCAATCCGCAATACCAAAGTCATGACGTCGGATTTGACCTCGTCTTCGTCCTGCCGTGGCGGTTCCCGATCGTGATGCGGGACGCGCTCTGA
- a CDS encoding disulfide bond formation protein B, with protein sequence MALAAHAERGADYRYGAVALFLTTGAILAALGFQYIGGYVPCMLCLIERYAYYAAVPVLFVALALTSGSYRGLAAILFFLVALAFLANAGLGVYHAGAEWKFWPGPETCGGGESLSTTAGGLLNDIQGIKVMRCDEASFRFLGISFAGWNVVSSLLIMALALRAGLAAAAGRR encoded by the coding sequence ATGGCGCTTGCTGCACATGCCGAACGTGGAGCCGACTATCGCTACGGCGCCGTAGCGCTGTTCCTGACCACAGGCGCCATTCTCGCGGCTCTCGGGTTCCAGTACATCGGCGGCTACGTGCCGTGCATGCTCTGCCTGATCGAGCGCTACGCCTACTACGCCGCGGTGCCGGTTCTTTTCGTTGCTCTCGCGCTGACATCGGGCAGCTACCGCGGGCTTGCCGCGATCCTGTTCTTTCTGGTCGCGCTGGCGTTCCTCGCCAACGCCGGTCTCGGCGTCTATCACGCTGGCGCGGAATGGAAATTCTGGCCCGGCCCGGAGACGTGCGGGGGCGGGGAGTCGCTCAGCACGACGGCGGGCGGCCTGCTCAACGACATCCAGGGCATCAAGGTGATGCGCTGCGACGAGGCGTCGTTCCGGTTTCTGGGAATTTCGTTCGCCGGCTGGAACGTTGTGTCGTCACTGCTGATCATGGCGCTGGCGCTTCGCGCCGGGCTTGCCGCCGCTGCCGGACGCCGATAG
- the hemW gene encoding radical SAM family heme chaperone HemW has translation MAATRKGDARGKSERSMTDALTAPAAISTPDASPQERGEKSERRESSFLTRSKGDLQSSGLRDDAPSFGVYVHWPFCAQKCPYCDFNSHVRFGGWDEARFLAAYVREIDATADLIGARTVSSIFFGGGTPSLMQPATTAAILDHIAKRWTIAPDAEITLEANPNSVEAARFRGFREAGVNRVSIGVQSLRDDELRKLGRIHSVAEAKAALDVAHSTFDRFSFDLIYARPKQTPDAWRAELSEALDLAGDHLSLYQLTIEPDTAYAALHAKGKLVIPDDDAARALYEITDELTAARGLAAYEVSNYARPGSESRHNLLYWRYGEYAGIGAGAHGRIIVKGQRTATVTERNPEAWAERVEASGTGVVESTVLTLEEQADEMLLMGLRLSEGVDLDQLAALGGVRPAAHVVGGLIAMGLLEVVAASSAGRSGVVLAQDDDRDIIRGCAGPGLAPETFAAHVTSPSRIRVTRAGRLVLNAVVAELSKGFVPAAA, from the coding sequence ATGGCGGCAACTCGCAAAGGCGATGCTCGCGGCAAGTCAGAACGGTCGATGACGGACGCGCTAACAGCTCCTGCCGCAATCTCCACCCCCGACGCCTCCCCGCAGGAGAGAGGGGAGAAGTCGGAGCGTCGAGAGTCATCCTTTCTCACGCGGAGCAAGGGTGATCTGCAGTCGTCCGGGCTGCGAGATGATGCTCCGTCGTTCGGGGTTTATGTGCATTGGCCGTTCTGCGCGCAGAAATGTCCGTATTGCGATTTCAATAGCCACGTTCGTTTTGGCGGTTGGGATGAGGCGCGATTTCTCGCCGCCTACGTTCGCGAGATCGACGCGACTGCGGATCTGATCGGCGCGCGGACGGTTTCGAGCATTTTTTTCGGGGGCGGTACGCCGTCGCTCATGCAGCCGGCGACGACGGCAGCCATTCTCGATCACATCGCGAAGCGCTGGACTATAGCGCCCGATGCCGAGATCACGCTCGAAGCCAATCCGAACAGCGTCGAGGCCGCGCGCTTTCGCGGTTTTCGCGAAGCGGGCGTCAATCGCGTCTCAATCGGCGTGCAATCGCTGCGCGATGATGAGCTGCGCAAGCTCGGACGCATTCACAGCGTTGCGGAAGCGAAGGCGGCGCTCGATGTCGCGCACTCGACGTTCGATCGATTTTCCTTCGACCTGATTTACGCGCGGCCCAAGCAAACGCCTGACGCGTGGCGCGCGGAACTTTCGGAAGCGTTGGATCTGGCGGGCGATCACCTGTCGCTCTATCAGCTGACGATCGAGCCCGATACGGCGTACGCGGCACTGCATGCGAAAGGCAAGCTCGTCATTCCCGACGACGACGCGGCGCGTGCGCTTTACGAAATCACGGACGAGCTGACGGCGGCGCGCGGACTCGCGGCGTATGAGGTTTCGAATTATGCGCGGCCAGGCTCCGAGAGCCGGCACAATCTGCTCTACTGGCGTTACGGTGAATATGCCGGCATCGGCGCCGGCGCGCACGGGCGCATCATCGTCAAGGGGCAGCGCACGGCAACAGTTACGGAACGCAATCCGGAAGCGTGGGCGGAGCGGGTGGAGGCCTCGGGAACCGGCGTCGTCGAAAGCACGGTGTTGACGCTCGAAGAACAGGCCGACGAAATGCTGCTGATGGGATTGCGGCTGAGCGAGGGCGTCGATCTCGATCAGCTCGCCGCGCTCGGCGGCGTTCGTCCTGCCGCGCATGTCGTTGGCGGTCTCATCGCGATGGGACTTCTGGAAGTCGTGGCCGCATCCAGCGCGGGGCGGTCTGGCGTTGTTCTCGCGCAAGACGACGACAGAGACATCATTCGCGGTTGCGCCGGACCGGGGCTTGCGCCGGAGACATTCGCTGCCCACGTAACTTCGCCGTCCCGCATTCGCGTCACACGCGCCGGGCGGCTGGTTCTTAACGCGGTCGTGGCGGAGCTTTCCAAAGGCTTCGTCCCGGCTGCCGCATAG
- a CDS encoding F0F1 ATP synthase subunit delta: protein MATDDTIVEGVAGRYASALFDLASESSKVADVEGDLRKFQSLLDESPDLVRLVRSPVIAADDQSRAISALLEKVGISGLAANFLKLVASNRRLFVVQDIIKAYRALAAKARGEVSAEVTSAVALNDEQIAALKETLKASVGKDVTLQSRVDPSLLGGLIVKLGSRMIDSSLKTKLQNIKLALTEAST from the coding sequence GTGGCTACTGACGATACCATCGTTGAAGGCGTGGCCGGGCGCTATGCCTCGGCTCTTTTTGATCTCGCGAGCGAAAGCTCCAAGGTTGCCGACGTCGAAGGCGACCTTAGAAAGTTTCAAAGTCTCTTGGACGAAAGTCCAGATCTCGTTCGGCTCGTCCGGAGCCCCGTGATCGCAGCGGACGATCAGAGCCGCGCCATCTCCGCGCTTCTCGAGAAAGTCGGAATCAGCGGTCTCGCCGCGAACTTCCTGAAGCTCGTTGCGAGCAATCGCCGTCTGTTCGTCGTTCAGGACATCATCAAGGCCTATCGCGCGCTCGCCGCCAAGGCGCGTGGCGAAGTCTCGGCCGAGGTCACGAGCGCCGTTGCGCTCAATGACGAACAGATCGCAGCGCTTAAAGAAACGCTGAAAGCATCGGTCGGCAAGGACGTGACGCTGCAGTCGCGCGTCGATCCGAGCCTGCTTGGTGGTCTTATCGTCAAGCTCGGCAGCCGGATGATCGATTCGTCGCTCAAGACCAAGCTGCAGAACATCAAACTGGCTTTGACCGAAGCCAGCACCTGA
- the rdgB gene encoding RdgB/HAM1 family non-canonical purine NTP pyrophosphatase translates to MRRLTHGSKLVVASHNPGKVWEINQLLAPYGLNAISAGDLNLSEPEETETTFAGNARLKALAAAEGSGLPSLADDSGLEVDCLDGAPGIYSARWAGPGKDFGIAMKKVADEISVRNGWGPPHPKANFISVLCLAWPDGETQIFEGKVFGHLVWPARGGNGFGYDPMFVADGESKTFGEMEPAEKYAISHRTRAFAVFQAAMLDHLKCDNAGDGSTDARDLAAFSAAAASLSTRVEVASFVERLKADLEAKESQWANTTLADYLDALAARLNDAPATDEPAWRQLAKAMLAASQNGR, encoded by the coding sequence ATGCGGCGCTTGACGCACGGATCGAAGCTTGTCGTCGCGAGTCACAACCCGGGCAAGGTTTGGGAGATCAACCAGCTTCTCGCGCCTTATGGTCTCAACGCCATTTCTGCGGGCGATCTCAATCTGTCGGAGCCGGAAGAAACGGAGACGACGTTCGCTGGCAATGCGCGGCTCAAAGCCTTGGCCGCAGCCGAAGGTTCGGGATTGCCGTCTCTCGCCGATGACTCCGGTCTCGAAGTCGATTGCCTCGACGGAGCGCCGGGGATCTATTCGGCGCGCTGGGCGGGACCGGGCAAGGATTTCGGGATCGCGATGAAGAAGGTCGCGGATGAAATCAGCGTGCGCAACGGCTGGGGTCCGCCTCACCCGAAGGCGAATTTCATTTCAGTTCTGTGTCTTGCATGGCCTGACGGCGAGACGCAAATCTTCGAAGGCAAAGTCTTCGGCCATCTCGTCTGGCCGGCGCGCGGCGGTAACGGTTTCGGATACGATCCGATGTTCGTGGCGGACGGCGAGAGCAAGACGTTCGGAGAAATGGAGCCCGCGGAGAAGTACGCGATCTCGCACCGGACGCGCGCCTTCGCCGTTTTTCAGGCGGCGATGCTGGATCATTTAAAGTGTGACAATGCGGGCGATGGCTCGACGGATGCGCGAGATCTTGCTGCGTTCTCGGCAGCGGCTGCCAGTCTTTCGACGCGCGTTGAAGTAGCGTCGTTTGTCGAGCGCCTGAAGGCCGATCTCGAAGCCAAGGAAAGTCAGTGGGCGAACACGACGCTCGCAGATTATCTCGATGCGCTTGCGGCGCGGCTCAACGATGCACCGGCGACGGATGAACCGGCATGGCGGCAACTCGCAAAGGCGATGCTCGCGGCAAGTCAGAACGGTCGATGA
- a CDS encoding VOC family protein yields the protein MGADLSVASPLLSILETVLYARDLVATEEFYRRVLGLQPIAVVPGRHVFFRCGEQMLLIFNPEATRHPPRPGALPVPPHGMEGEGHVCFRVTADDLDVWRSKLPELGVEIEADFEWPKGGHSIYFRDPAGNCLELAEARIWGIS from the coding sequence ATGGGTGCTGATCTGAGCGTTGCCTCCCCCTTACTCTCAATTCTCGAAACGGTGCTTTATGCACGCGATCTGGTCGCGACCGAGGAGTTTTACCGGCGCGTGCTCGGACTGCAGCCGATCGCCGTCGTTCCCGGCCGGCATGTCTTCTTTCGTTGTGGAGAGCAGATGCTTTTGATCTTCAATCCGGAGGCGACGCGCCATCCGCCGAGGCCGGGTGCGCTGCCGGTGCCGCCGCATGGCATGGAAGGCGAGGGGCATGTGTGCTTCCGCGTGACAGCCGACGATCTCGATGTCTGGCGCTCGAAGCTCCCTGAATTGGGCGTCGAAATCGAAGCCGATTTCGAATGGCCGAAGGGCGGGCATTCGATCTACTTCCGCGATCCGGCTGGCAACTGCCTCGAATTGGCCGAGGCGCGCATCTGGGGGATTTCCTGA
- the atpA gene encoding F0F1 ATP synthase subunit alpha, which translates to MEIRAAEISSILKDQIKNFGKEAEVSEIGQVLSVGDGIARVYGLDNVQAGEMVEFPGGIRGMALNLEADNVGVVIFGDDRTIKEGDTVKRTGAIVEVPVGKGLLGRVVDGLGNPIDGKGPIKADKKMRVDVKAPGILPRKSVHEPMATGLKAIDSLIPIGRGQRELVIGDRQTGKTAVILDTFLNQKSLNAGNDEGAKLYCVYVAVGQKRSTVAQFVKVLEERGALEYSIVVAATASDPAPMQYLAPFTGCTMGEYFRDNGMHAVIAYDDLSKQAVAYRQMSLLLRRPPGREAYPGDVFYLHSRLLERAAKLGDASGNGSLTALPVIETQANDVSAYIPTNVISITDGQIFLESDLFYQGIRPAVNVGLSVSRVGSSAQTKAMKQVAGKIKGELAQYREMAAFAQFGSDLDAATQKLLARGARLTELLKQPQFSPLKMEEQVAVIFAGTRGYLDSIPVAAVGKFEQGVLSGLRSEKSIFEAIAKEKALSADTEKKLVEFLDKFSKSFTA; encoded by the coding sequence ATGGAAATCCGGGCCGCAGAAATATCGTCGATCCTCAAGGATCAGATCAAGAACTTCGGTAAGGAAGCCGAGGTCTCCGAAATCGGCCAAGTGCTCTCGGTCGGTGACGGCATCGCCCGCGTCTACGGGCTCGACAACGTCCAGGCGGGCGAGATGGTCGAGTTTCCGGGCGGCATTCGCGGCATGGCGCTGAACCTCGAAGCCGACAACGTCGGCGTCGTTATTTTCGGCGACGACCGCACCATCAAGGAAGGCGACACCGTCAAGCGAACCGGCGCCATCGTGGAAGTCCCGGTCGGCAAGGGCCTGCTCGGCCGCGTCGTTGACGGCCTCGGCAACCCGATCGACGGCAAAGGCCCGATCAAGGCCGACAAGAAGATGCGCGTCGACGTCAAGGCGCCTGGCATTCTGCCCCGCAAGTCGGTGCATGAGCCGATGGCGACGGGCCTCAAGGCCATCGACTCGCTGATCCCGATCGGCCGCGGCCAGCGCGAGCTCGTCATCGGCGACCGTCAGACCGGCAAGACGGCGGTCATTCTCGACACCTTCCTCAACCAGAAATCGCTGAACGCCGGAAACGACGAAGGCGCAAAGCTCTATTGCGTGTACGTCGCGGTCGGTCAGAAGCGCTCGACGGTGGCGCAGTTCGTCAAGGTTCTCGAAGAGCGCGGCGCGCTTGAGTATTCGATCGTCGTCGCGGCAACCGCGTCCGATCCGGCGCCGATGCAGTACCTCGCGCCGTTCACCGGCTGCACGATGGGCGAATACTTCCGCGACAACGGCATGCATGCCGTGATCGCGTATGACGATCTTTCCAAGCAGGCCGTTGCGTATCGTCAGATGTCGCTGCTGCTTCGCCGTCCGCCGGGCCGCGAAGCCTATCCGGGCGACGTGTTCTATCTTCACTCTCGCTTGCTCGAGCGCGCCGCGAAGCTCGGCGACGCATCCGGCAATGGTTCGCTGACGGCGCTGCCGGTCATCGAAACGCAGGCGAACGACGTTTCGGCCTACATTCCGACGAACGTGATTTCGATCACCGACGGCCAGATCTTCCTTGAATCGGATCTCTTCTATCAGGGCATCCGTCCGGCCGTGAACGTCGGTCTCTCGGTGTCGCGCGTCGGATCGTCGGCGCAGACGAAAGCCATGAAGCAGGTCGCCGGCAAGATCAAAGGCGAGCTGGCCCAGTACCGCGAAATGGCGGCCTTCGCTCAGTTCGGTTCGGACCTCGACGCTGCGACGCAGAAGCTGCTCGCACGCGGCGCGCGTCTGACGGAGCTTCTGAAGCAGCCGCAGTTCTCGCCGCTCAAGATGGAAGAGCAGGTTGCGGTGATCTTCGCGGGTACGCGCGGTTATCTCGACTCGATCCCGGTTGCGGCGGTTGGCAAGTTCGAGCAGGGCGTTCTTTCCGGACTGCGTTCGGAAAAGTCGATCTTCGAAGCGATCGCGAAAGAGAAGGCGCTGTCGGCCGATACCGAGAAGAAGCTCGTCGAATTCCTCGACAAGTTTTCGAAGAGCTTCACGGCTTAA
- a CDS encoding YqaA family protein has translation MLRGLYDWTMRKAASDKAPAALAGVSFVESSFFPIPPDVMLIPMILSRREKAWWYATIATVASVLGGLLGYAIGYFLYDAVGLPILKFYGREHALDSFMAFVRDYGVPAVIIKGMTPIPYKVVTIAAGVGHMDLLAFIGASIVARAMRFFMVAALLYYAGEPIREFIEKRLSLVMTVFFVLLIGGFVAVKYIF, from the coding sequence ATGCTTCGGGGACTCTACGACTGGACAATGCGAAAGGCGGCAAGCGACAAGGCTCCGGCCGCGCTCGCTGGCGTATCGTTCGTCGAAAGCTCGTTTTTCCCGATCCCGCCCGACGTGATGCTGATCCCGATGATCCTCAGCCGGCGCGAGAAGGCCTGGTGGTACGCGACCATTGCGACCGTCGCCTCCGTGCTCGGCGGGCTTCTGGGCTATGCGATCGGTTACTTCCTGTATGACGCGGTCGGGCTGCCGATCCTGAAATTCTACGGGCGCGAGCATGCGCTCGACAGCTTCATGGCGTTCGTCCGCGATTACGGCGTGCCAGCGGTCATCATCAAGGGCATGACGCCCATCCCGTACAAGGTCGTGACGATTGCGGCAGGGGTCGGGCATATGGACCTGCTGGCGTTCATCGGCGCGAGCATCGTGGCGCGGGCGATGCGCTTTTTCATGGTCGCCGCACTGCTATACTACGCAGGCGAACCGATCCGCGAGTTCATCGAGAAGCGTCTCAGCCTGGTGATGACGGTCTTTTTCGTTCTGTTGATCGGCGGGTTTGTCGCGGTCAAGTATATCTTCTAG
- the rsmI gene encoding 16S rRNA (cytidine(1402)-2'-O)-methyltransferase: protein MLVSRDPKPADRQQNPAQTSKVADRAREALEDLAGAPLASGIYLVATPIGNLADITLRALAVLSRADIVYCEDTRHSAKLLQHYSIAAKTLPLHEHNEDREIERVLSEAEAGKRIAIISDAGTPLLSDPGFRLVRTAASRGIRVTSIPGASAVLTALTTSGLPTDAFFFAGFLPPKQAARRTRLAEIANIPSSLVIFEAPHRVQEALADMADVLGNRAAVVARELTKLHETIARGTLSALADDFAGSVLKGEIVIVIGPAEPQVVSDDAISTRLDEVLGAMSLKDAAKTIAGELGVPKSRVYALGVKAKDESP from the coding sequence ATGCTTGTGTCCAGAGATCCAAAACCGGCAGACAGGCAGCAAAACCCGGCGCAGACGTCAAAGGTCGCGGATCGCGCGCGCGAGGCGCTTGAGGACCTCGCCGGAGCGCCGCTTGCGTCGGGGATTTATCTCGTCGCAACGCCAATTGGGAATCTCGCCGACATCACGCTCAGAGCGCTGGCTGTTTTATCGCGCGCCGATATTGTCTACTGCGAGGACACGCGCCATTCGGCGAAGCTGCTTCAGCATTACAGCATCGCGGCGAAGACGCTGCCGCTGCACGAACACAACGAAGATCGTGAGATCGAGCGCGTCTTAAGCGAAGCGGAGGCCGGCAAGCGCATCGCGATCATTTCCGATGCCGGAACGCCGTTGCTTTCGGATCCCGGCTTTCGGCTTGTCCGGACGGCCGCGTCGCGCGGAATTCGTGTCACCTCGATACCTGGCGCGTCGGCGGTGCTCACGGCGCTGACGACGAGCGGGTTGCCGACGGACGCGTTTTTCTTCGCAGGCTTCCTGCCGCCGAAGCAGGCGGCGCGGCGCACGCGGCTTGCTGAAATCGCAAATATTCCCAGTTCTCTCGTGATTTTCGAAGCACCGCATCGCGTCCAGGAGGCGCTTGCCGACATGGCGGACGTGCTGGGCAATCGCGCCGCGGTCGTCGCCCGGGAACTGACGAAGCTGCACGAAACGATTGCGCGGGGCACGCTGAGCGCGCTTGCGGATGACTTCGCGGGCTCGGTCTTGAAGGGTGAGATCGTCATCGTCATCGGACCGGCGGAACCGCAGGTTGTCAGCGACGATGCGATCAGCACGCGGCTCGATGAAGTGCTCGGCGCGATGAGCCTCAAGGATGCCGCGAAAACGATCGCCGGCGAACTTGGTGTGCCGAAGTCGCGGGTCTATGCGTTGGGCGTCAAGGCGAAGGATGAAAGTCCGTGA
- a CDS encoding HNH endonuclease — MATVNAHATIPDNCPALVLNADFRPLSYYPLSLWSWQDAVKAVFLDRVNIVSEYERYVRSPSFELKLPSVVSLKTYVKPALYPAFTRFNVFLRDRFTCQYCGDKSDLTFDHLIPRSRGGQTRWDNVVTACAPCNLKKGGMMPKVAGMFPAHEPMRPTVFDLHRNGRLFPPNYLHESWLDYLYWDTELEP, encoded by the coding sequence ATGGCTACCGTGAATGCTCACGCGACAATCCCGGATAATTGTCCGGCTCTGGTCCTGAACGCCGACTTCCGGCCGCTCAGCTACTATCCGTTGTCGCTGTGGAGCTGGCAGGACGCGGTCAAAGCCGTGTTCCTGGATCGGGTCAACATCGTTTCCGAATACGAACGCTATGTCAGAAGTCCGTCGTTCGAGCTGAAGCTGCCGAGCGTTGTTTCACTCAAAACGTATGTAAAGCCGGCGCTCTATCCTGCGTTCACGCGCTTTAACGTGTTTCTGCGCGATCGCTTCACCTGCCAGTATTGCGGCGACAAGAGCGATCTGACGTTCGATCATCTCATTCCACGCTCACGCGGCGGACAAACGCGTTGGGACAATGTCGTCACCGCCTGTGCGCCGTGCAATCTCAAGAAGGGCGGGATGATGCCGAAGGTCGCCGGAATGTTTCCGGCGCATGAGCCGATGCGGCCGACAGTTTTCGATCTGCATAGAAATGGGCGGCTTTTTCCGCCCAATTATTTGCATGAAAGCTGGCTCGATTATCTCTACTGGGATACCGAACTCGAACCGTAG
- the gluQRS gene encoding tRNA glutamyl-Q(34) synthetase GluQRS, translating into MSSITRFAPSPNGLLHVGHALSAIIAHDTAQLNGGRFLLRIEDIDLERRRPEFVAAIFEDLRWLGLAWEEPVLVQSEHFNEYLAAADKLIGMGLLYPCFATRSEIAAAADPETADPDGAPRYPGLWKGASAEQIGERMAAGDTPALRLNMDAALDVLRAKLGDKPLTFTEIGEDGTAQTIAAEPHRWGDAIIVRKDVPASYHLSVVVDDARQGVTHVTRGRDLFAATDLQRLLQELLDLPEPLYSHHRVICWADGRKLSKSNQDMGLRALRDEGATPADIRKVIGLA; encoded by the coding sequence ATGAGTTCGATCACGCGATTTGCTCCCTCGCCGAACGGTCTGCTGCATGTCGGGCACGCGCTGTCCGCGATCATCGCGCACGATACGGCGCAGTTGAACGGCGGTCGTTTTCTGCTGCGGATCGAGGACATCGATCTCGAGCGCAGGCGGCCGGAATTCGTCGCTGCCATTTTCGAGGATCTGCGTTGGCTTGGGCTTGCATGGGAAGAGCCGGTGCTCGTCCAGTCGGAGCATTTCAACGAATATCTCGCGGCGGCGGACAAGCTGATCGGAATGGGGCTTCTCTATCCGTGTTTTGCGACGCGCAGCGAAATCGCAGCCGCCGCTGATCCGGAAACGGCTGACCCAGATGGCGCGCCGCGCTATCCGGGGCTTTGGAAAGGCGCGTCGGCCGAACAGATCGGCGAGCGCATGGCAGCCGGAGATACGCCAGCACTGCGGCTCAATATGGATGCGGCATTGGACGTGTTGCGCGCCAAGCTTGGCGACAAACCTCTGACGTTCACGGAGATCGGTGAAGACGGGACAGCGCAGACGATTGCCGCCGAACCGCATCGCTGGGGCGATGCCATCATCGTGCGCAAGGATGTTCCGGCGAGCTATCATCTTTCGGTGGTGGTGGACGATGCGCGCCAGGGCGTCACGCACGTCACGCGCGGCCGCGATCTTTTTGCAGCGACCGATTTGCAGCGGTTATTGCAAGAGCTTCTGGATTTGCCGGAGCCTCTCTATTCGCATCACCGCGTGATTTGCTGGGCGGATGGACGAAAGCTTTCGAAATCAAATCAGGATATGGGATTGCGCGCATTGCGGGACGAAGGCGCGACGCCTGCTGATATCCGAAAGGTCATTGGATTGGCGTGA